The following are encoded in a window of Candidatus Nitrosotalea sinensis genomic DNA:
- a CDS encoding dual specificity protein phosphatase 23, whose amino-acid sequence MSKPGNLWRKVHGKIAKKPTNFSWLIDDKLAGSGMPTSVSEIDWIIKQGVRSIVTMTEDSLPEQWVKDVKYLHVPTEDFSAPDMQQIDEAVEFIQTRIVNNEPVMVHCAAGIGRTGTILACYLVKYHKISAKDAIQKVRKERPGSIQSESQEIAIGLYYKFLKK is encoded by the coding sequence GTGAGTAAACCAGGAAATCTGTGGAGAAAGGTACATGGCAAAATCGCCAAGAAACCTACCAATTTCAGCTGGTTAATTGATGACAAACTTGCTGGAAGTGGAATGCCTACTTCTGTTTCTGAAATTGACTGGATAATAAAACAAGGGGTACGATCTATTGTCACAATGACCGAGGACTCACTTCCTGAACAATGGGTAAAAGATGTAAAATATCTTCATGTTCCAACAGAAGATTTCTCAGCACCTGATATGCAACAAATTGATGAGGCAGTTGAATTTATTCAAACTAGAATTGTTAACAATGAACCTGTGATGGTTCACTGTGCTGCAGGAATAGGAAGAACTGGAACAATTCTTGCTTGTTATCTTGTAAAATATCATAAAATCTCAGCAAAAGATGCTATACAAAAAGTACGAAAAGAAAGACCGGGTTCAATCCAGTCTGAATCTCAAGAGATAGCAATTGGTCTATACTATAAATTCCTAAAAAAGTAA
- a CDS encoding Lrp/AsnC ligand binding domain-containing protein: MPTTYILINSDLGSDVEIIQKIKQILSSESGIKYEIQGVYGVYDIIVKISADSMDLLRSIITNKIRKIDKVYSTLTMMVIEEQEKF; the protein is encoded by the coding sequence ATGCCAACAACTTACATACTGATTAATTCAGATCTAGGCTCTGATGTTGAAATCATACAAAAAATAAAACAAATTCTTAGCAGTGAAAGCGGTATCAAATATGAGATTCAGGGCGTGTATGGAGTTTATGATATTATAGTCAAAATTAGCGCTGATTCAATGGATCTTTTACGAAGTATTATCACAAATAAAATTAGAAAAATCGACAAGGTTTACTCTACCTTAACTATGATGGTAATTGAAGAACAAGAGAAATTCTAG
- a CDS encoding RpoL/Rpb11 RNA polymerase subunit family protein, translating into MDVQLKKSSPKEVQLDIRKSDISTLYIVQYEMLKDPTVEFAGVVLKHPLTKQLAMRVNTSKGNPVKEIEKATKAAMEYTEELKKAIFSKIKGE; encoded by the coding sequence ATGGATGTTCAGCTGAAAAAATCTTCGCCAAAAGAAGTTCAATTGGACATAAGAAAATCCGATATCAGCACTCTCTATATAGTACAATATGAGATGCTCAAGGATCCTACTGTAGAGTTTGCAGGTGTAGTATTGAAACACCCATTGACAAAACAACTGGCAATGAGAGTAAACACCTCAAAAGGCAATCCAGTCAAAGAGATCGAAAAGGCAACAAAGGCTGCCATGGAATACACTGAAGAACTAAAAAAAGCAATTTTTTCTAAAATTAAAGGTGAGTAG
- a CDS encoding transcription factor S produces MKFCPKCQARLKIDSSDSEFVCPKCGYSEKGSKTTKAVKSESVSNINVLDEEEKKEALPTIKIDCEKCGHGEAVWWMLQTRSADEPTTQFYRCIKCSYTWRNYA; encoded by the coding sequence ATGAAATTCTGTCCCAAGTGTCAGGCTAGATTAAAGATAGATAGTTCTGACTCTGAATTTGTATGTCCAAAGTGTGGGTACAGCGAAAAAGGAAGCAAGACTACTAAGGCAGTAAAAAGTGAAAGTGTTTCAAATATCAATGTCTTAGATGAGGAAGAAAAAAAGGAAGCATTGCCTACAATTAAGATTGATTGTGAAAAATGTGGACATGGAGAAGCTGTGTGGTGGATGCTTCAGACAAGAAGTGCTGATGAACCAACTACACAATTTTACAGATGCATAAAATGCAGCTATACCTGGCGCAATTACGCATAA
- the pcn gene encoding proliferating cell nuclear antigen (pcna) translates to MVFSAKTGGSEEWKAVISAISTLVEEATFEATGEGIAFRGMDPSHVALIDIAWPNSAFEKYVCDADVKFGVRIDEFSKLIKRADKKDNIEISISEDNLLLVTIGKNKKYKMRLIESSATDTPLPKITYNAKVGVTAAEFDKILGDVQVVSEYLSINASSTKAEFSGRGDSGEATITLEKGMPEMPEIDVKEDSNATYSLEYLNSIVKAVGTVAGTIVCEYSSKMPLRLEFKVANIGRIHFYLAPRVES, encoded by the coding sequence TTGGTATTTTCTGCAAAGACTGGGGGTTCTGAAGAATGGAAGGCAGTAATATCTGCTATATCTACACTTGTTGAAGAAGCTACATTCGAAGCCACTGGTGAAGGAATTGCTTTTAGAGGAATGGATCCGTCACATGTAGCATTAATTGATATTGCTTGGCCTAACTCTGCATTTGAAAAATATGTTTGTGATGCAGATGTCAAATTCGGAGTAAGAATAGATGAATTTTCAAAACTCATCAAAAGGGCAGATAAAAAAGACAATATAGAAATCAGCATATCTGAAGATAATCTTTTACTTGTTACAATTGGTAAAAATAAAAAATACAAAATGAGATTGATTGAAAGTTCTGCAACTGATACCCCACTTCCAAAAATTACTTACAATGCCAAGGTGGGTGTAACGGCTGCTGAATTTGACAAAATACTTGGAGACGTTCAGGTGGTTTCTGAATATTTGTCCATTAATGCTAGTTCAACAAAGGCAGAGTTTTCAGGAAGAGGTGATTCTGGTGAGGCAACAATAACACTTGAAAAAGGAATGCCTGAGATGCCAGAGATTGATGTAAAAGAAGACAGCAATGCAACATATAGCTTAGAATATCTTAATAGTATTGTAAAGGCAGTTGGCACTGTTGCAGGCACAATAGTCTGTGAATATTCAAGTAAAATGCCTCTTAGACTAGAGTTTAAAGTAGCAAACATAGGGAGAATCCACTTCTATCTTGCTCCTAGAGTGGAGAGCTAG
- a CDS encoding CDC48 family AAA ATPase encodes MNEITLKIAEAAQRHVGKGIAVVDPKIVEENGWETGQILELVGNRKSHVKLWSGYAPDYGTGIIKIDGITRHNIGSGIGEKITIRKVDAAEAQQVVLSPIEKLSEEGLQEYMQAYYTGHVLTAGDTLIVTTQLGGKTQLVVSGTTPSSKPVIISEETEFKLGSMTKAIDNSIPRITYDDLGGLKNEVQKIREMVELPMRHPELFEKLGVEAPKGVLLYGPPGTGKTLLAKAVAGETNSHFTSISGPEIIGKFYGESEERLREIFKQAEENSPSIIFIDEIDSIAPKREEVTGEVEKRIVSQLLTLMDGMKSRGKVVVIAATNRPDSIDPALRRPGRFDREIEIGIPDQEGRTEVLHIHTRGMPIEDKVNLEQIAKVTHGFVGADLEVLAKEAAMRSLRRILPDLDLEAEKIPAEILQKIIITENDFRDALKEVRPSALREVLVQVPNVSWDDIGGLESLKEELHEAVEWPLKHREAFEHTDVAAPKGILLYGPPGTGKTLIAKAVAHTSESNFISIKGPELLSKWVGESEKGVREVFRKARQAAPCIIFLDELDSLAPSRSSGSSDSNVTERVVSQLLTEIDGLEELHDVLIIGATNRVDLIDSALLRPGRFDKIIEVPVPDAKGRENIFQIHTRKKPLAEKIDFAKLVKLTDGFSGAEIEGICNRAAMRAIRRYVDKKEKDVKLIKVTQEDFENAIEKMRPNKSKKQITSAII; translated from the coding sequence ATGAATGAAATTACATTAAAAATTGCAGAAGCCGCACAAAGGCACGTTGGAAAAGGAATTGCCGTAGTGGACCCTAAAATTGTGGAAGAAAATGGATGGGAAACAGGCCAAATTCTCGAACTTGTTGGTAATAGAAAAAGCCATGTAAAACTATGGTCTGGATATGCACCCGATTATGGTACCGGAATTATAAAGATAGATGGAATTACACGTCACAATATCGGTTCAGGCATAGGAGAAAAAATTACAATAAGAAAGGTGGATGCAGCGGAGGCACAACAGGTTGTACTCTCACCTATAGAAAAGCTAAGTGAGGAGGGATTACAAGAATACATGCAGGCATACTATACAGGTCACGTATTGACTGCAGGCGATACATTAATTGTAACTACACAGTTGGGAGGAAAAACACAACTTGTTGTAAGTGGGACTACACCTAGCTCAAAACCAGTCATCATTTCAGAAGAAACCGAGTTCAAACTAGGCTCAATGACCAAGGCAATTGACAACTCTATTCCAAGAATTACATATGATGACTTGGGTGGCCTAAAGAACGAGGTTCAGAAAATACGGGAAATGGTAGAACTTCCTATGAGACATCCTGAATTATTTGAAAAACTTGGGGTAGAAGCACCAAAGGGAGTGTTACTCTATGGACCTCCTGGAACAGGAAAGACATTATTGGCAAAAGCAGTAGCAGGAGAAACAAATTCACATTTCACTTCTATTAGCGGCCCAGAAATTATTGGTAAATTCTATGGAGAAAGTGAAGAAAGACTACGTGAGATATTCAAACAAGCTGAAGAAAATTCTCCAAGTATAATATTCATTGATGAAATTGATTCAATTGCTCCAAAGAGAGAGGAAGTAACAGGCGAAGTAGAAAAAAGAATTGTATCACAACTTCTCACCTTGATGGATGGAATGAAATCAAGAGGCAAGGTAGTTGTAATTGCAGCAACTAACAGGCCAGACTCTATAGATCCAGCATTAAGAAGGCCAGGCAGATTTGATAGAGAAATTGAGATTGGAATTCCAGATCAGGAGGGAAGAACCGAAGTCCTTCACATACATACACGTGGAATGCCAATTGAAGATAAAGTAAACTTGGAACAAATTGCTAAAGTAACTCATGGCTTTGTTGGAGCAGATCTAGAAGTTCTTGCAAAAGAAGCTGCAATGAGATCTCTTAGAAGAATTTTACCTGATCTAGATCTAGAAGCAGAAAAAATTCCCGCTGAAATCCTTCAAAAAATTATCATTACTGAAAATGATTTTAGAGATGCACTAAAAGAAGTACGACCATCTGCATTAAGAGAAGTACTAGTTCAGGTACCAAATGTATCATGGGATGATATAGGTGGACTGGAGTCTCTAAAAGAGGAACTTCATGAGGCAGTAGAATGGCCATTAAAACACCGAGAGGCATTTGAACATACAGATGTTGCAGCTCCTAAAGGAATCTTACTCTATGGACCTCCTGGAACAGGAAAGACATTGATTGCAAAGGCAGTAGCACACACATCAGAGTCTAATTTCATAAGTATCAAGGGCCCTGAATTGCTTTCAAAATGGGTAGGAGAATCTGAAAAAGGAGTTCGTGAAGTATTTAGAAAAGCACGACAAGCTGCACCATGCATAATATTCCTAGACGAGCTTGATTCGCTAGCTCCAAGTAGAAGCTCTGGAAGCTCTGACTCTAATGTAACAGAGAGAGTAGTATCACAACTTCTAACTGAGATTGATGGTCTTGAGGAATTGCATGATGTGTTGATAATTGGAGCTACCAATAGGGTTGATCTAATTGATAGTGCATTATTGCGTCCTGGTAGATTTGACAAGATCATTGAAGTACCAGTACCAGATGCAAAAGGACGTGAGAACATATTTCAGATACACACAAGAAAGAAACCACTTGCCGAGAAAATTGATTTTGCAAAACTTGTCAAGTTGACTGATGGCTTTAGTGGTGCAGAAATAGAAGGAATATGCAACAGAGCAGCAATGAGAGCCATACGAAGATATGTAGACAAGAAGGAAAAGGACGTCAAACTAATCAAGGTAACTCAAGAAGATTTCGAAAACGCGATAGAAAAAATGCGACCAAACAAATCTAAAAAACAGATAACATCAGCAATTATATGA
- the hsp20 gene encoding archaeal heat shock protein Hsp20: MHNYDMNEWDEFDQLFQKMMRPFKGLDKIWNDMKMSDDLQTFGPYYYGYSLTVGPDGKPVVKEYGNVKPGLSQKSEVREPFVDVIVDEKEKVLKIVAEMPGVEKKDIKIEVVGRTVNLDAENGDKKYHTKIPIKQKVDEDSVKATYSNGILEVKFQLKEDRPQGRTVTVE, from the coding sequence ATGCATAACTATGACATGAATGAATGGGATGAGTTTGACCAACTCTTCCAGAAAATGATGCGACCCTTCAAGGGTTTGGACAAGATTTGGAATGACATGAAGATGTCTGATGACTTGCAGACATTTGGTCCTTACTACTATGGATATTCCCTAACAGTGGGACCTGATGGAAAACCTGTAGTCAAAGAATATGGTAACGTCAAACCTGGTCTTAGTCAAAAATCAGAAGTACGAGAACCTTTTGTAGACGTCATCGTAGATGAAAAAGAAAAAGTTCTAAAAATTGTTGCAGAGATGCCGGGTGTAGAAAAAAAAGACATCAAGATCGAAGTTGTAGGACGAACAGTAAATCTTGATGCAGAAAATGGTGATAAAAAATATCACACCAAGATCCCGATTAAACAAAAGGTTGACGAAGATTCTGTCAAAGCAACGTACTCTAATGGAATTTTAGAAGTAAAGTTCCAACTTAAAGAGGATCGACCGCAAGGAAGGACGGTAACGGTCGAATAA
- a CDS encoding NADH-quinone oxidoreductase subunit I gives MPVGIIPDIGEQMCIGCALCVEICTSLGPDVLRVKPVEGWKRGKAFVFYPERCISDGACIGVCPTKAIFWMRPMDFTPGQPVPLYRNSVFVKGWTELID, from the coding sequence ATGCCAGTTGGAATTATTCCAGATATAGGCGAACAAATGTGCATAGGATGTGCACTCTGTGTAGAGATTTGTACATCACTAGGCCCAGACGTATTAAGAGTAAAACCAGTAGAAGGCTGGAAGAGAGGTAAAGCATTTGTATTTTATCCAGAAAGATGCATTTCAGATGGTGCATGCATAGGTGTATGCCCAACAAAGGCAATCTTCTGGATGAGACCAATGGACTTTACTCCAGGTCAACCAGTACCACTCTACAGAAACTCTGTATTCGTAAAGGGCTGGACTGAGTTAATCGATTAA
- the amrS gene encoding AmmeMemoRadiSam system radical SAM enzyme: MTTKEAILYQKLPNDKVRCTACARYCEIGRDQIGLCGIRANNNGKLDLLAYGKVITGHVDPIEKKPVTHYRPGTSIFSIATTGCNWLCKYCQNYDISQRRKIEGTDMTPQQVVDLAKQSGSDGIAYTYNQPSIFIEFAHDCGVVARKNGLFNIFVSNGYDTPETVNMMNEFLDCITIDFKGNAEPQFSRRYIGIPDPGPIFDTLKEIHKKTKIHVEITDLIVPRVGDNIEYAKRLCRFIYDEFGPDMPIHFLRFHPDYKMMEFESTPILTLEKHYDVAKEVGLNYAYLGNVPGHRLENTYCPQCKEIVVKRYGFDIQGWHLDNNNNCSFCGAKIAITGSLSKNYKQNRFQFVI, from the coding sequence TTGACGACAAAGGAAGCAATTCTATATCAAAAGTTACCTAATGACAAGGTTAGATGTACAGCATGTGCTAGGTATTGCGAAATAGGAAGAGATCAAATTGGTTTATGTGGAATCAGAGCAAACAATAATGGCAAACTTGACCTTCTTGCATACGGCAAAGTGATAACAGGTCATGTGGATCCTATTGAAAAAAAACCAGTAACTCACTATAGGCCTGGAACAAGCATATTTTCTATTGCTACCACTGGTTGTAACTGGCTCTGTAAATATTGCCAAAACTATGACATCAGTCAGAGACGAAAGATAGAAGGAACTGATATGACTCCGCAACAGGTAGTTGACCTAGCCAAACAGTCAGGATCTGATGGCATTGCATATACGTATAATCAACCATCGATATTCATTGAATTTGCACATGATTGTGGAGTAGTTGCAAGAAAAAATGGATTATTCAATATCTTTGTCTCAAACGGTTATGATACTCCAGAAACAGTAAACATGATGAATGAGTTTCTAGATTGCATAACAATTGATTTTAAAGGAAATGCAGAACCTCAATTTTCACGAAGATATATTGGAATTCCTGATCCAGGGCCAATATTTGATACGCTAAAAGAAATTCACAAGAAAACAAAGATCCATGTAGAAATAACTGACTTGATTGTACCGAGAGTTGGTGATAATATAGAATATGCCAAAAGACTTTGCAGGTTCATTTATGATGAATTTGGCCCTGATATGCCAATACATTTTCTTAGATTCCATCCAGATTACAAGATGATGGAATTTGAATCAACACCTATACTCACTCTTGAGAAACACTATGATGTGGCCAAGGAAGTTGGGCTCAATTATGCCTACTTGGGAAATGTTCCAGGTCATCGTCTTGAAAACACATACTGTCCTCAATGCAAAGAAATTGTTGTTAAAAGATATGGATTTGATATCCAAGGGTGGCATCTTGATAACAATAATAATTGTAGCTTCTGTGGTGCTAAAATAGCAATTACGGGCAGTCTATCTAAGAATTACAAACAAAATAGATTTCAATTTGTTATTTAG
- a CDS encoding aminotransferase class V-fold PLP-dependent enzyme produces MNLDYSEDFPYKERIYLNNASTSRMPRSSITAMSDFLTKYSELGPDSEASDSYVRERLASLRKEISELIKCRPEEVVLTQSVTDGINFVANGLKLDSNSNVVIRGSTHEHPANHYPWVRMGQKIDLRNLPIDETGYFESDSFVKTIDKNTGLVVLSHALFNTGAIISIEEIGKTLSERGIPYFVDAAQTVGCLTDVDVNKIKCNFMSFNGSKWLCGPMGMGIFYCKKDSADLIEPLQVGGESALFHENKIVHKEMPARFQAGFRNWSGVAGLEASIIYLKKIGISKIRESNIKLANLLRDELSKIRGATLYGPEEPEKRTSIVSFSIQDQDSKTLVARLEKMNMILAVRDIFTKKIVRASPHFYNTESEIHKVIDAIKKN; encoded by the coding sequence ATGAATTTAGATTATTCCGAGGACTTTCCATACAAAGAAAGGATCTACCTAAACAATGCATCTACTTCCAGAATGCCAAGATCAAGTATTACTGCAATGAGTGATTTTCTCACAAAATATAGCGAGCTTGGACCAGATTCTGAGGCTTCAGATAGTTACGTAAGGGAAAGACTTGCTAGTCTTCGTAAAGAAATTTCTGAATTGATAAAATGTAGGCCAGAAGAAGTAGTTCTCACTCAAAGTGTAACGGATGGAATAAATTTTGTTGCAAACGGATTAAAACTAGATTCAAATTCTAATGTAGTCATACGTGGTTCTACTCATGAGCATCCTGCTAATCATTATCCATGGGTGCGGATGGGACAAAAAATTGATCTTAGAAATTTACCCATAGATGAAACTGGTTATTTTGAGTCGGATTCCTTTGTAAAAACTATTGATAAGAATACGGGCCTTGTGGTTCTCAGTCATGCATTGTTTAACACAGGAGCAATAATTTCGATTGAGGAGATTGGTAAAACACTTTCAGAGAGAGGCATACCCTATTTTGTTGATGCAGCACAAACTGTAGGATGTCTTACCGATGTTGATGTAAATAAAATAAAATGTAATTTTATGTCATTTAATGGTTCAAAATGGCTATGTGGACCAATGGGAATGGGTATCTTTTATTGTAAAAAAGATTCAGCAGATCTTATTGAACCGTTGCAAGTTGGTGGAGAATCTGCATTGTTTCATGAAAACAAAATAGTGCATAAAGAAATGCCTGCTAGATTTCAGGCTGGTTTTCGTAATTGGTCAGGCGTGGCTGGTCTGGAGGCATCAATAATTTATCTAAAAAAGATAGGAATATCGAAAATAAGAGAGAGTAACATAAAGCTGGCAAATCTACTACGAGATGAGCTTTCAAAAATAAGAGGTGCTACCTTGTATGGTCCAGAGGAACCAGAAAAACGTACTAGCATAGTGTCATTTTCAATTCAAGATCAAGATTCAAAGACATTAGTTGCACGGCTTGAAAAAATGAACATGATTCTTGCTGTAAGAGATATTTTTACCAAAAAGATTGTAAGAGCTTCTCCACATTTTTACAATACAGAATCAGAGATTCACAAGGTTATAGATGCTATAAAAAAGAACTAG
- a CDS encoding aspartate kinase: MKLILKFGGTSVSSPQNIRNVANLIKKLSKEHKIIPVFSAISGVTDDLIRVTNLIQNRNKDAANSLAKKIIKMHTDVADQCIQNSKIKKDLMNKMKTDLDEFQDLLHGMLLLGEVTPRSSDYMISFGERLSINLVAFTLNEIGIKAVPLTGKDVGIVTDSHFGGAKPLMDTTRLHVSHTIDDLQQKKIMAIIGGFAGADQHGNITTFGRGGSDYTATIIASSIKADEVWLMSDVDGLMTTDPKIVKNAKLIKEVSYIEAMEMALFGAKYIHPRALEPLVAKKIPLRIRNTFNVDNPGTLVTATPQPDTQKTVKCVSTIRHTGLIDVRGGSMVGAPGTAATIFSILAKEGVNIMMISQSPSESSISIIVKKNDLDKAVNALEMNLLGKIIKKVDVTVDVSIIALIGSGMRGIAGVASKVFTAVAKKGVNVIMIAQGSSELNIAFVVKDSDCNAAVQALHDEFNLGK, translated from the coding sequence TTGAAACTCATTTTAAAATTTGGTGGAACATCCGTCTCTTCTCCACAAAACATACGAAATGTGGCAAATTTAATAAAAAAACTAAGCAAGGAACATAAAATTATTCCAGTGTTTTCTGCAATTAGCGGAGTTACTGATGACCTAATCCGAGTTACTAATTTGATTCAAAACAGAAACAAAGATGCCGCAAATTCATTAGCAAAGAAAATTATCAAAATGCATACTGATGTTGCAGATCAATGTATCCAGAACTCCAAAATAAAAAAAGATTTGATGAATAAGATGAAAACAGATCTTGATGAATTCCAAGATCTGTTACATGGGATGTTACTACTTGGAGAAGTTACTCCACGTTCTTCTGATTATATGATTTCTTTTGGAGAAAGACTATCCATCAATTTGGTAGCTTTTACATTAAATGAAATTGGAATAAAGGCAGTTCCACTCACAGGAAAAGATGTTGGAATAGTTACTGATTCTCATTTTGGAGGAGCAAAACCTCTGATGGATACTACTAGATTACATGTATCTCATACAATAGATGATCTACAACAAAAGAAAATCATGGCAATAATTGGAGGATTTGCGGGTGCAGATCAACATGGTAACATAACTACATTTGGAAGGGGCGGATCTGATTATACAGCTACAATTATTGCATCAAGTATCAAGGCAGATGAAGTTTGGTTAATGAGTGATGTAGATGGACTAATGACAACAGATCCGAAAATTGTAAAAAATGCAAAACTGATCAAGGAAGTATCATACATTGAAGCAATGGAGATGGCATTATTTGGTGCCAAGTATATTCATCCAAGAGCACTTGAACCCCTAGTTGCAAAAAAAATTCCTTTACGTATACGAAATACGTTTAATGTTGACAATCCAGGTACCCTAGTAACTGCAACCCCACAACCTGATACTCAAAAGACAGTCAAGTGTGTTAGTACCATAAGACATACTGGATTAATTGATGTAAGAGGAGGAAGTATGGTTGGTGCACCAGGAACTGCTGCCACGATATTTTCCATACTTGCAAAGGAAGGCGTCAATATAATGATGATATCTCAAAGTCCATCAGAGTCTTCTATATCAATAATAGTAAAGAAAAATGATTTAGACAAAGCAGTAAATGCACTTGAAATGAATCTGCTAGGAAAAATCATCAAGAAAGTTGATGTTACTGTAGATGTCTCAATAATTGCTCTTATAGGATCCGGAATGAGAGGAATTGCTGGAGTTGCCTCCAAAGTCTTTACAGCGGTAGCAAAAAAAGGTGTAAATGTTATAATGATTGCGCAAGGTTCTTCTGAACTTAATATTGCATTTGTAGTAAAGGACTCTGACTGTAATGCTGCAGTTCAAGCACTACATGACGAATTTAATCTTGGAAAATAA
- a CDS encoding peptidylprolyl isomerase, whose translation MGSKIHCAHILVEKLSVAQDLKARISKGESFANLAKEFSIDVSKKRGGDLGFFSRGAMVSEFEKAAFALQKGQVSDIVKTQFGYHIIKRLD comes from the coding sequence ATGGGAAGTAAAATTCACTGTGCACATATTTTAGTCGAGAAGCTTAGTGTAGCACAAGATCTAAAGGCAAGAATTTCAAAAGGTGAAAGCTTTGCCAATCTTGCCAAAGAATTTTCAATCGATGTTTCAAAAAAAAGGGGCGGAGATTTGGGATTTTTTTCAAGAGGTGCAATGGTATCAGAATTTGAAAAAGCAGCTTTTGCTTTACAAAAAGGACAAGTCTCGGACATTGTAAAGACTCAATTTGGATATCACATAATAAAACGACTAGACTAG